From Trichoplusia ni isolate ovarian cell line Hi5 chromosome 20, tn1, whole genome shotgun sequence, a single genomic window includes:
- the LOC113503864 gene encoding U5 small nuclear ribonucleoprotein 40 kDa protein-like, with amino-acid sequence MPEIEAKRKADDLSLVPAKRTRHEISVVGTREKAVVTSSVPRTSNLYAPIMLLEGHQGEIFASKFHPEGKHLASAGFDRQIFLWNVYGQCENVMVMKGHTGAVMELCFSPDGSHLYSCATDNTVAVWDVPTGTRIKKLKGHASFVNSCSGARRGPELLVSASDDNTIKLWDARKRNPIASFDSGYPVTSVLFNDTAEKIISGGIDNVVKVWDIRNNQLSYKIKGHTDTITGMALSYDGSYLLSNSMDNSLRIWDVRPFAPSERCVKLMSGHQHNFEKNLLRCAWSHDGSKVAAGSADRYLYIWDTTSRRVLYKLPGHNGSVNDVDFHRNEPIVLSASSDKQLYLGEIDH; translated from the exons atgcCAGAAATAGAAGCAAAAAGAAAAGCGGATGATTTATCCCTAGTTCCCGCAAAACGAACCCGTCATGAGATATCTGTTGTTGGTACTAGAGAGAAGGCTGTGGTGACTTCGTCG GTGCCCAGAACATCGAATCTTTATGCACCTATAATGTTATTAGAAGGACATCAGGGTGAAATATTTGCATCTAAATTTCACCCTGAAGGTAAACATTTGGCTTCGGCTGGCTTTGATAGGCAAATAT TTCTATGGAATGTGTATGGACAGTGTGAAAATGTAATGGTGATGAAAGGCCACACTGGCGCTGTCATGGAGCTGTGCTTTTCTCCTGATGGCTCCCACCTGTACTCCTGTGCCACAGACAACACGGTGGCTGTATGGGATGTACCTACAGGCACAAGAATCAAGAAACTTAAAGGACATGCTAGTTTTGTTAACTCTTGCTCAG gTGCGAGAAGAGGTCCAGAGCTCCTAGTATCAGCTTCAGATGATAACACAATAAAGCTATGGGATGCAAGAAAGCGTAACCCCATAGCGTCATTTGATAGCGGGTACCCCGTGACATCAGTCCTGTTTAATGACACGGCTGAGAAAATAATATCAGGAGGCATAGACAATGTAGTCAAGGTTTGGGACATCAGAAACAATCAGCTATCATACAAGATTAAGGGCCACACTGATACTATCACAG GCATGGCCCTCTCGTACGACGGCTCGTACCTGCTGTCGAACTCGATGGACAACTCGCTTCGGATATGGGACGTGCGGCCCTTCGCGCCGTCCGAGCGCTGCGTCAAGCTCATGTCGGGACACCAGCACAACTTCGAGAAGAACCTGCTGCGCTGCGCCTGGTCACACGACGGATCTAAG GTGGCGGCGGGTTCTGCGGACCGCTACCTGTACATCTGGGACACGACGTCGCGGCGCGTGCTGTACAAGCTGCCGGGACACAACGGCTCCGTCAACGACGTCGACTTCCATCGTAACGAGCCCATCGTGCTCTCTGCCTCCAGCGACAAGCAACTGTACCTCGGCGAAATCGATCATTAA
- the LOC113503867 gene encoding nucleoside diphosphate kinase 6-like, with the protein MQQLQLTLAIIKPHAVKNPVALSFIRNVLKQNFIVVKTKRVTLDQNAASVFYKEHVGKFFYNRLTTFMTSGSIDLHVLAHMNAIQLWRKILGPTSVYKGQFQEPYCLRGMFGLSDTRNVAHGSDSPDSAEREIKFFFPEFSVYQWRKEDEEWYRKGPIVFNQHLFQHVKRL; encoded by the exons atgcaacaaCTTCAACTAACATTGGCTATCATTAAACCGCACGCGGTAAAGAATCCAGTAGCATTGTCATTCATCagaaatgtattaaaacaaaatttcattgtAGTAAAAACCAAAAGAGTTACTTTAGACCAAAATGCAGCTAGTGTATTTTACAAGGAACACGTAGGAAAGTTCTTTTATAATCGTTTAACAACGTTTATGACTAG TGGTTCCATTGATTTACATGTTTTAGCTCATATGAATGCAATTCAGCTTTGGAGAAAAATTTTAGGCCCAACTAGTGTATACAAAGGACAATTTCAAGAACCGTATTGTTTGCGAGGCATGTTTGGTCTCTCTGATACAAGAAATGTGGCACATGGCTCAG ATTCACCCGACTCTGCAGAAAGGGAGATCAAGTTCTTCTTTCCTGAGTTCTCAGTATACCAATGGCGTAAAGAGGATGAAGAATGGTATAGAAAAGGCCCCATAGTGTTCAACCAACATTTGTTCCAACATGTTAAGAGATTGTGA
- the LOC113503865 gene encoding uncharacterized protein LOC113503865 isoform X1: protein MAINRGYKLQTAVSVGWFSEKEQKKNFIRENMKQLKYIQSKSPKEPKYTTKNVHPPRLTNPIAAGSSLGQVKSSPSNKSGKTSLNIAKTSSTNTRKKMTDIRIKKGDMAEFLKRKELRQSKAVEDCADEEVKSTESSGRLRDIGCQTIESNLAQKLAESAKLTMLYPKKEGDDTEAKMKASGDTGHHRSPPPSHTPRRAGDDLIDMERNRSRLNSILERKDTKDPYLPSGYQKGVLPKYLRERKEQGSKDTEGARADEDHSVCPPGHVTLPDTERKETLRMLRNSFAELVSELNKLPVKTDTLKMRNRKMELEKQLAKLEEGIKVFSRPKVFVKIGE from the exons ATGGCTATCAATCGAGGATACAAGCTGCAGACTGCAGTATCAGTTGGATGGTTCAGTG agaaagaacaaaaaaagaacttcaTCAGAGAAAacatgaaacaattaaaatatatacaaagcAAATCTCCTAAAGAACCCAAATACACCACGAAAAACGTCCACCCCCCGCGGTTGACGAACCCTATAGCAGCAGGGAGTTCTCTCGGCCAAGTGAAGTCATCACCATCAAACAAAAGTGGGAAAACCTCACTCAACATAGCAAAGACTAGCTCTACGAACACACGCAAAAAAATGACCGACATTAGAATCAAAAAAGGTGACATGGCAGAGTTTCTCAAAAGAAAAGAGTTAAGACAGTCAAAAGCAGTGGAAGACTGCGCTGATGAAGAAGTAAAGTCAACCGAATCATCAGGACGCCTTCGGGATATTGGTTGCCAAACTATTGAGTCCAACCTTGCTCAGAAACTGGCTGAAAGTGCAAAGCTAACCATGTTATACCCTAAGAAAGAGGGGGATGATACTGAAGCAAAGATGAAAGCTAGTGGAGACACGGGACACCACAGAAGTCCCCCTCCATCACACACTCCCAGACGGGCCGGAGATGATCTAATAGACATGGAGAGGAACCGCAGCCGGTTAAATTCTATTCTGGAAAGGAAAGACACCAAAGATCCTTACTTGCCATCAG GTTACCAAAAAGGCGTTCTACCAAAATACCTACGTGAGCGCAAGGAACAGGGGTCCAAGGACACGGAGGGCGCGAGAGCGGACGAAGACCACTCAGTATGTCCGCCCGGTCATGTCACGCTACCAGACACTGAACGAAAGGAGACGTTGCGGATGCTTAGGAATA GTTTTGCAGAATTAGTAAGTGAACTGAATAAATTGCCAGTGAAAACAGACACATTGAAAATGCGTAATAGAAAAATGGAGCTAGAAAAACAATTAGCAAAGCTTGAGGAGGGCATCAAGGTGTTTTCCCGGCCCAAGGTGTTTGTAAAAATAGGGGAGTGA
- the LOC113503866 gene encoding uncharacterized protein LOC113503866 isoform X2, which produces MTTVTPSASKYKISRRGRKLQVSDDQRTLVALPKDVPERTWNFYRHDPGEDPTASPACYIPRRTESWIPDELPDPSPKDTWGRQDLAVVEEMQEESLQKWPSSSSLDMPVVEDIPQEYWFPGKVNVPDTRKKEVEKIDYDESSTESQPTSEENLNTESEVLQKVTDYSTTGTSGKNSSYSALKTTSPVDGSLHGAGDSTVVRPKRRLTEKSKSFIKAGGRSKGTLPPLEMGDSRSRMSIISDCRLRNLRLDTQYEITSEKVDTPPGEVVKRK; this is translated from the exons ATGACCACCGTAACACCGTCAGCAAGTAAATACAAGATTTCTCGTCGAGGTCGGAAGCTTCAGGTTTCTGATGATCAAAGGACCTTGGTTGCTTTGCCAAAGGATGTTCCTGAGCGTACATG GAATTTCTACCGCCACGACCCCGGAGAAGATCCGACCGCAAGTCCTGCCTGTTACATTCCCAGAAGGACAGAGTCCTGGATCCCCGACGAGCTGCCTGACCCGTCTCCGAAGGACACGTGGGGTCGGCAGGACCTGGCCGTGGTGGAGGAAATGCAGGAAGAGAGCTTGCAGAAGTGGCCCAGCTCTTCGTCACTAGACATGCCAGTTGTAGAAGATATTCCACAAGAATACTG GTTCCCTGGCAAAGTAAACGTGCCAGACACACGAAAGAAAGAAGTAGAAAAAATTGATTACGAC GAATCGAGCACCGAGAGTCAACCGACGTCAGAGGAGAACCTGAACACGGAGAGTGAAGTGCTGCAGAAGGTGACGGACTACAGCACCACCGGGACGTCCGGGAAG AACTCGTCGTACAGCGCGCTGAAGACCACGTCGCCGGTGGACGGGTCGCTGCACGGCGCCGGCGACTCCACCGTCGTGCGCCCCAAGAGGCGCCTCACCGAGAAGAGCAAGAGCTTCATCAAGGCCGG CGGCAGATCGAAGGGCACGCTCCCGCCTCTGGAGATGGGAGACTCCCGATCACGGATGAGTATCATATCGGACTGTCGCTTGAGAAACCTGAG ATTGGATACCCAATACGAGATAACTTCGGAAAAAGTGGACACGC
- the LOC113503866 gene encoding uncharacterized protein LOC113503866 isoform X1 — translation MTTVTPSASKYKISRRGRKLQVSDDQRTLVALPKDVPERTWAEILQKEENDLVVFDIREEILEMALKIGYQDYMEKQTAVFTVHCAAEAWLKLIDWNFYRHDPGEDPTASPACYIPRRTESWIPDELPDPSPKDTWGRQDLAVVEEMQEESLQKWPSSSSLDMPVVEDIPQEYWFPGKVNVPDTRKKEVEKIDYDESSTESQPTSEENLNTESEVLQKVTDYSTTGTSGKNSSYSALKTTSPVDGSLHGAGDSTVVRPKRRLTEKSKSFIKAGGRSKGTLPPLEMGDSRSRMSIISDCRLRNLRLDTQYEITSEKVDTPPGEVVKRK, via the exons ATGACCACCGTAACACCGTCAGCAAGTAAATACAAGATTTCTCGTCGAGGTCGGAAGCTTCAGGTTTCTGATGATCAAAGGACCTTGGTTGCTTTGCCAAAGGATGTTCCTGAGCGTACATG GGCTGAGATACTGCAGAAGGAGGAAAATGACTTAGTAGTGTTTGACATCAGAGAGGAGATTTTGGAAATGGCGCTTAAGATTGGCTACCAGGACTACATGGAGAAGCAGACCGCTGTTTTCACTGTGCACTGTGCCGCCGAGGCCTGGCTCAAGTTGATTGATTG GAATTTCTACCGCCACGACCCCGGAGAAGATCCGACCGCAAGTCCTGCCTGTTACATTCCCAGAAGGACAGAGTCCTGGATCCCCGACGAGCTGCCTGACCCGTCTCCGAAGGACACGTGGGGTCGGCAGGACCTGGCCGTGGTGGAGGAAATGCAGGAAGAGAGCTTGCAGAAGTGGCCCAGCTCTTCGTCACTAGACATGCCAGTTGTAGAAGATATTCCACAAGAATACTG GTTCCCTGGCAAAGTAAACGTGCCAGACACACGAAAGAAAGAAGTAGAAAAAATTGATTACGAC GAATCGAGCACCGAGAGTCAACCGACGTCAGAGGAGAACCTGAACACGGAGAGTGAAGTGCTGCAGAAGGTGACGGACTACAGCACCACCGGGACGTCCGGGAAG AACTCGTCGTACAGCGCGCTGAAGACCACGTCGCCGGTGGACGGGTCGCTGCACGGCGCCGGCGACTCCACCGTCGTGCGCCCCAAGAGGCGCCTCACCGAGAAGAGCAAGAGCTTCATCAAGGCCGG CGGCAGATCGAAGGGCACGCTCCCGCCTCTGGAGATGGGAGACTCCCGATCACGGATGAGTATCATATCGGACTGTCGCTTGAGAAACCTGAG ATTGGATACCCAATACGAGATAACTTCGGAAAAAGTGGACACGC
- the LOC113503865 gene encoding uncharacterized protein LOC113503865 isoform X2, whose translation MYTLKGIFPEPKKEQKKNFIRENMKQLKYIQSKSPKEPKYTTKNVHPPRLTNPIAAGSSLGQVKSSPSNKSGKTSLNIAKTSSTNTRKKMTDIRIKKGDMAEFLKRKELRQSKAVEDCADEEVKSTESSGRLRDIGCQTIESNLAQKLAESAKLTMLYPKKEGDDTEAKMKASGDTGHHRSPPPSHTPRRAGDDLIDMERNRSRLNSILERKDTKDPYLPSGYQKGVLPKYLRERKEQGSKDTEGARADEDHSVCPPGHVTLPDTERKETLRMLRNSFAELVSELNKLPVKTDTLKMRNRKMELEKQLAKLEEGIKVFSRPKVFVKIGE comes from the exons atgtatacttTGAAGGGTATCTTCCCCGAACCAA agaaagaacaaaaaaagaacttcaTCAGAGAAAacatgaaacaattaaaatatatacaaagcAAATCTCCTAAAGAACCCAAATACACCACGAAAAACGTCCACCCCCCGCGGTTGACGAACCCTATAGCAGCAGGGAGTTCTCTCGGCCAAGTGAAGTCATCACCATCAAACAAAAGTGGGAAAACCTCACTCAACATAGCAAAGACTAGCTCTACGAACACACGCAAAAAAATGACCGACATTAGAATCAAAAAAGGTGACATGGCAGAGTTTCTCAAAAGAAAAGAGTTAAGACAGTCAAAAGCAGTGGAAGACTGCGCTGATGAAGAAGTAAAGTCAACCGAATCATCAGGACGCCTTCGGGATATTGGTTGCCAAACTATTGAGTCCAACCTTGCTCAGAAACTGGCTGAAAGTGCAAAGCTAACCATGTTATACCCTAAGAAAGAGGGGGATGATACTGAAGCAAAGATGAAAGCTAGTGGAGACACGGGACACCACAGAAGTCCCCCTCCATCACACACTCCCAGACGGGCCGGAGATGATCTAATAGACATGGAGAGGAACCGCAGCCGGTTAAATTCTATTCTGGAAAGGAAAGACACCAAAGATCCTTACTTGCCATCAG GTTACCAAAAAGGCGTTCTACCAAAATACCTACGTGAGCGCAAGGAACAGGGGTCCAAGGACACGGAGGGCGCGAGAGCGGACGAAGACCACTCAGTATGTCCGCCCGGTCATGTCACGCTACCAGACACTGAACGAAAGGAGACGTTGCGGATGCTTAGGAATA GTTTTGCAGAATTAGTAAGTGAACTGAATAAATTGCCAGTGAAAACAGACACATTGAAAATGCGTAATAGAAAAATGGAGCTAGAAAAACAATTAGCAAAGCTTGAGGAGGGCATCAAGGTGTTTTCCCGGCCCAAGGTGTTTGTAAAAATAGGGGAGTGA